A genome region from Microbacterium profundi includes the following:
- a CDS encoding Fic family protein: MINRVTWDRLEAVIADYRATVEGHPEALAQIARAELAESVQQSNAIENSTLTLHDTERILAGLMPAARRDLREVYEAKNLAAVTESLMTDREPFSVDLILRWHSMLLAGIRDDVAGRFRHADEWVRVGAHLGANPAFVADLVADALTRFHDDASMAPLERIAWFHCEFEVIHPFVDGNGRIGRMLINKQLQVIGLPAVIVRARNRRVDYYSLLAQYAKSSSHDGMTRLLALLVLESLHKRIALISSRRVIPLADWARAAGISGAAAANKAKRQTIPAFRMRDRWMVAEDYR; encoded by the coding sequence ATGATCAACCGCGTGACGTGGGATCGGCTCGAGGCCGTCATCGCTGATTATCGAGCGACGGTCGAGGGCCATCCCGAGGCACTCGCCCAGATCGCCCGCGCCGAACTGGCCGAGTCCGTGCAGCAGTCGAACGCGATCGAGAACTCGACGCTGACGCTCCACGACACGGAGCGCATCCTCGCCGGGCTCATGCCGGCGGCGCGGCGCGATCTTCGCGAGGTGTACGAGGCGAAGAATCTCGCTGCCGTCACGGAATCGCTGATGACCGACCGCGAACCGTTCTCCGTCGACCTGATCCTGCGCTGGCACAGCATGCTCCTCGCCGGCATCCGAGATGACGTGGCAGGGAGGTTCCGGCATGCGGACGAGTGGGTGCGGGTGGGCGCGCATCTCGGCGCCAATCCTGCATTCGTCGCCGATCTGGTCGCCGACGCCCTGACGCGCTTCCACGACGACGCGTCGATGGCGCCCCTCGAGCGCATCGCGTGGTTCCACTGCGAGTTCGAGGTCATCCATCCCTTCGTCGACGGCAATGGCCGAATCGGGCGGATGCTGATCAACAAGCAGTTGCAGGTCATCGGGCTGCCCGCGGTGATCGTGCGAGCGCGCAATCGGAGGGTCGACTACTACTCGTTGCTCGCGCAGTACGCGAAGAGCAGTTCCCACGACGGCATGACCAGGTTGCTCGCACTGCTGGTTCTCGAATCGCTGCACAAGCGCATCGCACTCATCAGCAGCCGCCGCGTGATTCCTCTCGCCGACTGGGCGCGTGCCGCGGGGATCAGCGGAGCGGCAGCGGCCAACAAGGCGAAGCGGCAGACGATCCCGGCGTTTCGCATGCGGGACCGCTGGATGGTGGCGGAGGACTACCGCTGA
- a CDS encoding LysR family transcriptional regulator, with translation MALADLNQLRTFVVLYELRSVTAAAERLHVTQPTVSYTLRRLREKFGDELFRREGHDMVPTAKATALFAPLHEALAQIDETVSDPEAFEPAGFSGELSLGLTSIGEQTFLPPIMAALARAASSPHLQVARLDSDQVEDGLIRGTIDLAMTVSMIGSPRLWRTHVRAVEYVALSSGQHPLPETGPDMFAGRHFVRVSARGGHVFPLQALTEHGLMPQVALTVEEYATVPAVLEATDLIVLLPRHVAEVFCGWFPGLRIAELPWPGQSTPVSLYTRREASLSPAQRWFRSVVLDAVAAGEYRTRQR, from the coding sequence ATGGCTCTGGCTGATCTGAACCAGTTGCGCACCTTCGTGGTGCTCTACGAGCTGCGCAGCGTGACGGCCGCCGCAGAGCGACTGCACGTCACGCAGCCGACAGTCAGCTATACGCTGCGGCGGCTGCGCGAGAAGTTCGGCGATGAGCTGTTCCGTCGCGAGGGGCACGACATGGTGCCGACCGCGAAGGCCACCGCCCTGTTCGCGCCGCTGCACGAGGCTCTCGCTCAGATCGATGAGACGGTGAGCGATCCGGAGGCGTTCGAGCCGGCCGGCTTCAGTGGCGAACTGTCGCTGGGGCTCACCTCGATCGGTGAGCAGACGTTCCTGCCCCCGATCATGGCCGCGCTCGCTCGCGCAGCATCCAGCCCGCACCTGCAGGTGGCGCGCCTGGACTCCGATCAGGTCGAGGACGGCCTCATCCGCGGCACGATCGACCTCGCGATGACCGTGTCGATGATCGGCAGTCCGCGACTGTGGCGCACGCATGTGCGCGCCGTCGAGTACGTCGCGCTGTCGTCAGGGCAGCATCCGCTCCCCGAGACGGGACCGGACATGTTCGCCGGACGCCACTTCGTGCGCGTCTCGGCGCGCGGCGGCCACGTGTTCCCGCTGCAGGCGCTCACAGAGCACGGTCTCATGCCCCAGGTCGCGCTCACCGTCGAGGAGTATGCGACCGTGCCGGCTGTGCTGGAGGCCACCGATCTGATCGTGCTGCTACCACGTCACGTCGCGGAGGTGTTCTGCGGCTGGTTCCCCGGCCTGCGGATCGCCGAGCTCCCCTGGCCGGGACAGAGCACGCCGGTGTCGCTCTACACGCGGCGCGAGGCCAGCCTGTCACCGGCGCAGCGGTGGTTCCGTTCGGTGGTGCTGGATGCTGTCGCAGCCGGTGAGTACCGGACGCGTCAGCGGTAG
- a CDS encoding amidohydrolase family protein, which yields MIIDIHGHYTTAPAQLGAWRDLQIAFTKGDGEAPDPASLHISDDDIRETIEANQLKLMNERGSDITVFSPRASFMAHHIGDLAVSETWARICNDLVARVSELFPDRFLMGAMLPQSPGVDQKTTVAELTRAVEELGAVTVNLNPDPSGGKWSAPALTDRSWYPIYEKLVEYEIPAMVHVSTTCRPDVFHTTGDHYLSADTTAFMQLLKGDLFTDFPDLKLVIPHGGGAVPYHWGRFRGLAMALGQPELEEHLLNNVYFDTCVYHQPGIDLLTDVIPTENILFASEMIGAVRDIDPRTGHYFDDTKRYVDATTNLSDFQRELVFEGNARRVYPRLDRALTARGL from the coding sequence TTGATCATCGACATCCACGGCCACTACACGACCGCCCCCGCACAGCTGGGCGCCTGGCGTGACCTGCAGATCGCCTTCACGAAGGGCGACGGCGAGGCGCCCGATCCGGCATCCCTGCACATCAGCGACGACGACATCCGCGAGACGATCGAAGCCAACCAGCTCAAGCTCATGAACGAGCGCGGCAGCGACATCACCGTCTTCAGCCCCCGCGCCTCGTTCATGGCCCACCACATCGGCGACCTCGCGGTCAGCGAGACCTGGGCACGCATCTGCAACGACCTCGTCGCCCGCGTCAGCGAGCTGTTCCCCGATCGCTTCCTCATGGGCGCGATGCTTCCGCAGTCACCGGGCGTCGACCAGAAGACCACCGTCGCCGAGCTGACCCGCGCCGTCGAAGAACTCGGCGCCGTCACCGTCAACCTCAATCCCGACCCGTCCGGTGGCAAGTGGTCCGCGCCCGCCCTCACCGACCGCTCCTGGTACCCGATCTACGAGAAGCTCGTCGAGTACGAGATCCCCGCCATGGTGCACGTGAGCACGACGTGCCGGCCAGACGTGTTCCACACGACCGGCGACCACTACCTCAGTGCAGACACGACCGCCTTCATGCAGCTGCTCAAGGGCGACCTGTTCACGGACTTTCCCGACCTCAAGCTCGTCATCCCGCACGGCGGCGGTGCGGTGCCGTATCACTGGGGACGCTTCCGCGGACTCGCGATGGCTCTCGGCCAGCCCGAACTCGAAGAGCACCTGTTGAACAACGTCTACTTCGACACGTGCGTCTACCACCAGCCGGGCATCGACCTGCTGACCGATGTCATCCCCACCGAGAACATCCTGTTCGCGAGCGAGATGATCGGCGCCGTCCGCGACATCGACCCGCGCACCGGCCACTACTTCGACGACACCAAGCGCTATGTCGACGCGACGACGAACCTCAGCGACTTCCAGCGCGAGCTGGTCTTCGAGGGCAACGCCCGCCGCGTCTACCCGCGCCTCGACCGCGCCCTGACCGCCCGCGGTCTCTGA